In a genomic window of Chrysemys picta bellii isolate R12L10 chromosome 1, ASM1138683v2, whole genome shotgun sequence:
- the IL22 gene encoding interleukin-22: MVSIQNWMRCSPAWIFFCFCCLPLLLLALPMPPKGAGVAPASHSCRLRKISFQESYIRNRTYTLAKLARLSDQDTDNRLIGQQLYVNVQETNRCYVMKRVIEIIVNEVLLSAPRNHYPHIQEVAQFLAALSKELSGCKFSGHREHVEKNLEEMKDKMKQLGVSGKNKAIGELDLLFDYMENACTEAPKRIVTSKGGNKKKN, encoded by the exons ATGGTGTCCATACAGAACTGGATGAGGTGCTCCCCGGCATGGATCTTTTTCTGCTTCTGCTGtcttcctctccttctcctggcCCTCCCCATGCCTCCAAAAGGAGCAGGAGTTGCTCCTGCCAGTCACTCCTGCAGACTCAGAAAGATCAGCTTCCAGGAATCCTACATCAGGAATCGCACCTACACGTTGGCCAAACTG GCTAGGCTCTCGGACCAGGACACAGACAACAGGCTCATTGGACAGCAGCTGTACGTTAATGTTCAG GAGACTAATCGCTGCTATGTGATGAAGAGGGTAATAGAGATCATAGTGAATGAAGTACTTCTCTCTGCACCCAGGAACCATTATCCACACATCCAGGAGGTGGCACAGTTCTTAGCAGCTCTGAGCAAAGAACTAAGTGGCTGC aaattcTCAGGACACAGAGAACATGTCGAAAAGAACCTGGAAGAAATGAAAGACAAAATGAAACAG ttGGGAGTTAGTGGAAAGAACAAAGCAATTGGGGAGCTGGATTTGCTCTTTGATTACATGGAAAATGCATGCACTGAAGCACCGAAGAGAATTGTTACTAGTAAGGGAGGAAACAAGAAGAAAAACTGA